DNA from Asticcacaulis sp. ZE23SCel15:
GGTCATCGACGTGCCCGCCGACCGCTTTGAACCCGTCAATCCGGCGCGGCGTCCGCTGTTTAAACACCTGCGCGGCCCGGAAACGCCCGGCCACTAACCCCTTTGCATGGGCGCTTCCCCCTTGCCGCCCATGCGAACCGGCCCCGGCACAGCTCCCTGACCCTCCCCGTGTGCCGGGGCCACCCTTTCATAATCACCACGCTTGCGGAGTCTGAAATATGGCCGGATCGGTCAACAAAGTCATCCTTATCGGCCATCTGGGCAAAGACCCCGAAATCCGCACGCTCAATTCAGGCGATCGCGTCGCCAATCTGTCGATCGCCACCTCGGAAAGCTGGCGCGACAAGGTGTCGGGCGACCGCAAAGAACGCACCGAATGGCACCGCGTCGTGATCTTTAATGACGGGCTTGCCGGTATCGCTGAAAGGTACCTGAAAAAAGGCCATAAGGTCTATGTCGAGGGGCAGCTTGCCACCCGCAAATGGACGGATCAGCAGGGTATCGAGAAATACGCCACCGAGATTGTACTGAAAGCCTTCAATGGCACCCTGACTCTGCTGGAGCGCAGCCAGAACGGCCCGGATGATTACGGCACAACATCAGGCGGCTACGACCCACAGAGCCAGTACACCGGCGGCTCGGATGCCCGCGGTCGGGATTCCGGCCGCGACCCAGCCAGTCCCCAGAATTTCGATCTTGACGACGAAATCCCGTTTTAGCCGGAGCCCGCCATGTACGCCGAACCGCCGCGCAACCCCTCACCCATCCTCACCGCTCTGGCCTATGCGGCCATGTTTGCCTTTGGCGCCTTTCTGGCCAGCCAGATCTGGCAAACCGCCGCCGCCATCGCCGGTTAGTTTTAACCCCTTTCGCCACAGGAGCGGGGCCGGACCTAACAAGCCGGTCCCGGTGGCCAACCTTTAAGGAGCACCATCGTGATGACCATCGGTCACAACACCGTCAAATCTGAACTGGTCATGAGCTTTGTCGAACGGCTTGAACGTATCGACGCGCTCAAAAAAGACCTCAGCAATGACGAAAAGGGTATCTTTGCCGAAGCGGCAATCGAAGGCCTGGACAAGGCGGGCATCAACTATGTCCGCAAGGCCCGTCGCATGAAACCCCATGATCGCATGGACGCGGAAACCGTCCGCGATCAGTATATGCACGCCGCCGGTATGGCAGATGAACTGCCCCTGTTCCGTCAGATGGAATCACTGGTTAATGACGGTGCCAGCCGTGATCAGGTCATTCACGCCTTCCTGCAACTGGTACCCACCAATGGCGAAGTGATCGTCAAGATGGGCGGCAAGCCGGTCCGGCTGTTCCGTGACAAAGACGGCAACCCGCAGGTCGAAGACTACGCCGAGCCGGAATTTAAGCCCACCGAAGCGCACCGACCAGCCTTCACGCCCGCCCCCAAAAAGGACGTACCGGAATGCACCGCCGAAGAGGCGGAAGCACTGGGCGAAAAAGCCGGTTATGACAACCGGGCGGTGATCGAAAACCCCTTCCCCTTCGATGACGCCCGCCGCCCGCGCTGGGATCTGGGCTGGCGCCGTGGCGCTGGCTCAGACGGCATGGGCCCGAAACGCTAAGGCCCGGTCGTGCAGGAAGCAAAACGCAAAAAGACAGCCTCGGACTTCGGTCAGATATTCACCCCGACCGAAGCGCAAGAGCCCATCCTGTCGGATGGGGTGCGAAAAGCCCTGTCTGACTGGCTGGAGGAAATATGGGCTAAGGACGTTCTGGCCGAGGTCGGCCTGAAAGCCCGGCAGAAAGCCATCTTTGACGGCCCGCCAGGTGTAGGCAAAACCACCATGGCGCACTTTCTGGCCGCCCGGCTGGGCCTGCGCATGCTGGCCGTCCGCCCCGATCGCCTCCTGTCGAAGTGGGTCAATCAGTCGGCCGAACAGATCGGTCAGTTGTTCGATACCGTCGCCGCCGAAGCTGAGCCGATTGTCCTGTTCTTCGATGAATTCGACGCCATTGCCTTGCAGCGCAAAGGCTCGGAACAGGCCGCAACGGATGAGCGCAACGCTTGGGTCAACACCCTGCTGCAACGGCTTGAGCAACATGACGGCATGGTCATCGCCGCCACCAACTTTTCCAATCAGATCGATCAGGCCATATGGCGGCGCTTTGAACTGCACATCACCCTCGAAATGCCGGGGCAGGGTGAACGCGAACTGATCGTTGAACGCTACCTGAAACCCTACATCCTGCCCGATACACCCCTGACCAAACTGGCCGAAGCTCTGGCCACCGCCTCGCCTGCCTTGATCCGTCAGGTTTGCGAAAATATCAAACGCCAACTGGTTATCGGCCCGCGCATAGGTTGGGACCTCAGCAAAGAGGCCGTCATCGACCGGCTGCTGTCGGCAATCCAGCCCCACCCCAAGCTGGGCAAGCCCCGACTGTGGTCGCATGGCACCGACGATATCGCCATCCGAAACTTGCCGTGGCCTTTGCGGCGCGCTCTTGCCGACTATCCGAACGACGACGCCGGCGATGATACGCCCGCCACCAATGTCACCCATTTACGGAGGCCATAATGGCCAAGCCTTCAAACGAACTGCTAGACCCCCGGCAGCGCGAAGCCGCGGCCCTGATCATGTCAGCCATCGACCTCCCCGCCCCGGCAGCTTACGCGGCCAAGGTTTGGATGGATGCCGCCGTCTTATGCCCAGGCATCACGCTTGACGCCATGGCCATCGGCAACCGCAAGGCCCAGCTCCAGCAGGCACGCTATCTGATCGACACGATCATCCAGGAACTCCCATGACCAAAGAACGCCCCATCTTATTCAACGCGCCCATGGTCCGCGCACTACTCGACGGCCACAAGACCCAAACCCGCAGCGCCGTCAGACCACAGCCGCCGGAAGATTGGCGCTTACACGGCTACGGCGAACTCAATGGCTACGATAAGGACGGTGAATTGTCACCAGACGTAATCGTTGGTTGGGGGGCAATAAACGAAGACGGTGACTACGGCATCAAAAGCCCCCACGGCCAGCCCGGAGACCGTTTATGGGTTAGGGAGACATGGCGCCCCGTGCATTCAGGCGACCCATCTAAAGGAGCTCAATATTATGCTGATGTTGGCCGGGATCAAACCATTTGGAAGCCCTCCATCCACATGCCGCGATGGGCCAGCCGGATCACGCTGGAGATCACAGACATTCGGGTCGAGGCATTGCAAGACATCAGCGAGGCCGACGCGATTGCCGAAGGCTGCAAGGGCATCAACTGCCCGCCCGATCACAACGACGACCTGTCGCCGCAGGAAGAGTACCGCACCCTATGGGAAACCATCAACGGCAAAGGCTCATGGAACGCTAACCCGTGGGTTTGGGTGGTCGAATTTAAGGTCGTTACAAATGGCCGATAAAACCCACATCCAATGGACCGAGGCGACGTGGAACCCGATCACGGGATGTTCAGTCGTGTCACCCGGCTGCACCAACTGCTACGCCATGAAGCTGGCCGGTACACGGCTTAAGCACCATCCGTCACGCGCAGGCCTGACGCGCGAAGTGAACGGCAATCATGTGTGGACGGGCGAGGTGCGCTTTAATGAGCAATGGCTGACCCAGCCCCTGACGTGGAAAAAGCCGCGCATGATCTTTGTCGGCGCGCACACGGATCTGTTTCACCCAAGCGTACCCGACGCATGGCTCGACCAGATCTTCGCCGTCATGGCCCTGACCCCGCACCATACCTATCAGATCCTGACCAAGCGACCGGCGCGAATGCGGGCCTATTTCAAGAGGAGGTCAAGCGGCTACATACTTGCACTGACACCCGAACTCAACCGCGCCAATGGCGGCCGAAACATTATTCGGGAGGCAACCAACAACACCCCCCTCACCAATGTCTGGCTGGGCGTGTCAGTCGAGGATCAGGCCCGCGCCGATGAGCGCATCCCCCTGCTGCTGCAAACGCCCGCCGCCCTGCACTGGATCTCAGCAGAGCCCTTGCTGGGTCCGCTGAGTCTCAAAGGCTACCTTTCGACGGCATGGGAAGGCATCACGTCATCTTATGTAGGCACCGACGGGATCGAACGCTCCGACATGACTGGCAATGCCGTACCCGGTTTAAAATGGGTGGTCGCCGGTGGCGAAAACGGGCCACGCCCCTCACACCCGGAATGGTTCCGCGCGCTACGCAACCAATGCGCCGAAGCCGACGTTCCGTTTTTCTTTAAGCAATGGGGATCATGGGCGCCATTGCTTGACCGGGATCGTGATGACCCGGACTGGCGCGCAGACTATTCAGTCAAGTACGCCGAAATAACCGGCCAACAGCGATGGCTGAACCTTAAGGGCGGCACCGGATTTCACGGCGAACGCTTTCACGTCATGGGCAAGGTCGGCAAGTCCGCCGCCGGTGACCTTCTCGACGGTGTGCAGCACCACAACTGGCCCCAGGTGTCACAATGACCTTCCATAGCCCCGCGCCCTGCCCGACCTGCCATGACACCGGCGAAATCGCCGAGTGCGTCCATACCCTCAGCCTCGATAGGCCCTGCCCGACCTGCCGGCCGCACGCATATCAACGCCCGGCCGCCACACCCCTTCTCACCCCAGCCCAACAGGCCGACTGACATGATGGATTACAGGCTATTTCTTGACGACTACCGAGATCCGCCATCAGAGGGCGTATGGATGGTGGCGCGCTCCTATCAGGACTTTGTTCGCTGCATTACCGAATGCGGCATCCCGGCCTTTGTGTCGTTCGATCATGACATGGCCGATGAACATTACGCCCACCACACCCACCCGATCCCCTACACCAGCTATGCCCATCCTACGGGATACGACTGCGCAAAATGGCTGATCGAGCATTGTAAGGCCATCAGCGCCCCGCGACCGGACTTCATAGTCCACAGCCTCAACCCTGCCGGACGTGAGAATATCGAAAGGGTCATGAAGGCATGAGCACCTTCAAAGCCTCCGACCTTAAACGCGCTGCCAAAGCCATTCAGGAGTTGGGCCTACCCATCGCCGGGGCTGAAATCCGGCCCGACGGATCAATCCTGATCTTGACAGAGGCCCCGCGCGCCGCGCCTATAACTAAAGACCCATATGACGAATGGAAACGCAAGCGCGGCAAAGCCGCGTAAGCCTACGGATTACACCCATGTCTAACGAAGATTTAGCCAAAACGATTATCGCGGCCCTTCGGGAGGCTGATTCCGGGCAGGGCGGCCCCTACATCAATGATGACGATCTTTCTGACGTTAACATTGACGGTCTCATAGACATGTTGAAAGTCGCGCAGACATTAAAAACCAAACTGGGGATATAGCGTGGCAAGGCCGCCTAAAATCCACATCATAAAAACCCGGCTGGCGGACGGCACACGCGCCGAATACCATTATGCGTGGCGTGGCGGCCCGCGCCTCACAGGTGCGCCCGGAACACCGGAATATCACCGGTCATTGGCCCAGGCGCTGGAAACCTCCCCCACTGTTAAAAAGGGCGAATTCCTCAGCCTGATCGTCGCCTATATGAAATCGGCGGACTTCAAAAAGCTGGGCGACCACACCACCCGCGCCTACAATCGCCACCTTGACGAAATCAAGGAACGCTTTGGCGATATGCCGCTTAAGGCGCTTGATGACCGCCGGTGCCGTCGTGACTTTATCGAATATCGCGACACCATGGCCGACCGCCCCAGAACCGCTGATATGGCTATGGGCGTGCTGAAACGCGTATTAAGCTGGAGCGTGTCCGCCGGTTATATCGACACTAATCAGGCCGAGCCGATTGAGCGCCTGCACCGCACCGACAAATCCGAAAACATCTGGACGGGCGATGATATTGCGGCCTTTAATGACCGCGCCTCAGCGCCCCTTAAACTGGCCTTGCAACTGGCCATATTCACCGGCCTGAGACAAAGCGACCTGATCAAACTGACGTGGTTTGAAGATAAGGGCGACGCCTTTGTCGTACGCACGCATAAGCGCAATAAGACCGCCATCATCCCGATCACGCCGGAATGCCGCGTCCTTCTGGATACCCTGAAACGCACCGATGGGCCGATCCTCAGAAACTCGCTAGGCAAAGCCTGGACAGCCGACGGCCTGCGGGCATCGTTCGGTAAGGCTTGCGATGCGGCCAAAGTGACCCGCACGTTCCACGACCTGCGCAGGACGGCAGCCACGACGCTGTTGGCCAGCGGCATCGACAGCGCCCGCGTTGCCCTCCTGATGGGATGGTCGGAAAAGGACGTAGAACAACTTTTGAAGATTTATGTCAGTCGTTCGGAAATCGTCAAATCAGTGCTTGCGTCCCTGAATCAAAGTCGCTATGAGAACGCTCCCGCAACGGAACTTGTAAAATGACCTGTAAAACGGTCTTACCGTTCGGGTGGTGTTCCACCAAAAACACCAATGAAATGAATAGTGTGGGTGTGTAGCTCAGTTGGTAGAGCAGCTGACTCTTAATCAGCGGGTCCACGGTTCGAGTCCGTGCCCACCCACCATTTTCCTATCCGCTACCCGGATATTTCCCGTCAAAGCATAATTCAGATGTTGGCACCTTAAACCAGCGCAGTAGCCTCGCTTGCGGAATAAAAAACGGGGCAGAAGCCCCGCTCTTTACCTTACCACCACTTCGACGGCTTTTGCGTAAAGCCTGCGGCCTGTTCCAGCACCGAGGCGATGTTCAGCACCGTGCCCTCATCCAGCGCCTTACCGATGACCTGCAAGCCCAGCGGCAGACCATGCTGGTCAAGGCCCGCGGGCACCGACAGCCCCGGCAGACCGGCCAGATTGGTCGTTACTGTGAACACGTCATTCAGATACATCGACACCGGATCAGCGGCCTTTTTCTCATCGCCGAGCGCAAAGGCCGATGACGGCGTGGCAGGTGTTAAGATCACATCGCAGGATTTGAACGCTTCGGTAAAATCGTCAGCGATTTTCCGACGGACTTTCAAGGCCTTAACGTAATAGGCGTCATAGAAACCGGCCGACAACACGTAGGTGCCGATCATGATCCGACGCTTGACTTCCTTGCCGAAGCCCTCTGAGCGCGACAGCTCATAGGTGTCAGTCAGGCTGGTGGCTTCCGGATCGCGATAACCAAACCGCATCCCATCATAGCGCGCCAGATTGGACGACGCTTCGGCGGGGGCCACGATATAGTAACACGGCAGGGCGTACTTAGTGTGCGGCAGGGTGATCCGCACGATCTCAGCCCCCGCATCTTTCAGCCAGGCAATGCCCTGCTCCCACAAAGCGTCGATTTCCGCCGGAATGCCATCAAGGCGGTACTCATCAGGGATACCAATGCGCAAACCCTTGACCGACTTGCCGATAAACTGCGTGAAATCAGGGACTTCGATATCAAGGCTGGTCGAATCCTTCACATCGTGCGAGCACATGACATTCAGCATAATCGCTGCGTCTTCGACCGTTTTGGTGATCGGCCCGGCCTGATCCAGAGACGACGCGAACGCCACCATGCCAAAGCGCGAGGCGCGGCCATAGGTCGGCTTGATGCCGACCGTGCCGGTGAACGCTGCCGGCTGACGGATTGACCCGCCGGTATCCGATGCCGTTGCCGCCAGACACAGATCCGCCGATACCGCCGCCGCCGAACCACCCGAAGATCCGCCCGGTGTCAAAGCCTGATC
Protein-coding regions in this window:
- the ssb gene encoding single-stranded DNA-binding protein; the protein is MAGSVNKVILIGHLGKDPEIRTLNSGDRVANLSIATSESWRDKVSGDRKERTEWHRVVIFNDGLAGIAERYLKKGHKVYVEGQLATRKWTDQQGIEKYATEIVLKAFNGTLTLLERSQNGPDDYGTTSGGYDPQSQYTGGSDARGRDSGRDPASPQNFDLDDEIPF
- a CDS encoding GapR family DNA-binding domain-containing protein, coding for MTIGHNTVKSELVMSFVERLERIDALKKDLSNDEKGIFAEAAIEGLDKAGINYVRKARRMKPHDRMDAETVRDQYMHAAGMADELPLFRQMESLVNDGASRDQVIHAFLQLVPTNGEVIVKMGGKPVRLFRDKDGNPQVEDYAEPEFKPTEAHRPAFTPAPKKDVPECTAEEAEALGEKAGYDNRAVIENPFPFDDARRPRWDLGWRRGAGSDGMGPKR
- a CDS encoding AAA family ATPase, with translation MQEAKRKKTASDFGQIFTPTEAQEPILSDGVRKALSDWLEEIWAKDVLAEVGLKARQKAIFDGPPGVGKTTMAHFLAARLGLRMLAVRPDRLLSKWVNQSAEQIGQLFDTVAAEAEPIVLFFDEFDAIALQRKGSEQAATDERNAWVNTLLQRLEQHDGMVIAATNFSNQIDQAIWRRFELHITLEMPGQGERELIVERYLKPYILPDTPLTKLAEALATASPALIRQVCENIKRQLVIGPRIGWDLSKEAVIDRLLSAIQPHPKLGKPRLWSHGTDDIAIRNLPWPLRRALADYPNDDAGDDTPATNVTHLRRP
- a CDS encoding DUF5131 family protein, with amino-acid sequence MADKTHIQWTEATWNPITGCSVVSPGCTNCYAMKLAGTRLKHHPSRAGLTREVNGNHVWTGEVRFNEQWLTQPLTWKKPRMIFVGAHTDLFHPSVPDAWLDQIFAVMALTPHHTYQILTKRPARMRAYFKRRSSGYILALTPELNRANGGRNIIREATNNTPLTNVWLGVSVEDQARADERIPLLLQTPAALHWISAEPLLGPLSLKGYLSTAWEGITSSYVGTDGIERSDMTGNAVPGLKWVVAGGENGPRPSHPEWFRALRNQCAEADVPFFFKQWGSWAPLLDRDRDDPDWRADYSVKYAEITGQQRWLNLKGGTGFHGERFHVMGKVGKSAAGDLLDGVQHHNWPQVSQ
- a CDS encoding cyclic-phosphate processing receiver domain-containing protein gives rise to the protein MMDYRLFLDDYRDPPSEGVWMVARSYQDFVRCITECGIPAFVSFDHDMADEHYAHHTHPIPYTSYAHPTGYDCAKWLIEHCKAISAPRPDFIVHSLNPAGRENIERVMKA
- a CDS encoding tyrosine-type recombinase/integrase encodes the protein MARPPKIHIIKTRLADGTRAEYHYAWRGGPRLTGAPGTPEYHRSLAQALETSPTVKKGEFLSLIVAYMKSADFKKLGDHTTRAYNRHLDEIKERFGDMPLKALDDRRCRRDFIEYRDTMADRPRTADMAMGVLKRVLSWSVSAGYIDTNQAEPIERLHRTDKSENIWTGDDIAAFNDRASAPLKLALQLAIFTGLRQSDLIKLTWFEDKGDAFVVRTHKRNKTAIIPITPECRVLLDTLKRTDGPILRNSLGKAWTADGLRASFGKACDAAKVTRTFHDLRRTAATTLLASGIDSARVALLMGWSEKDVEQLLKIYVSRSEIVKSVLASLNQSRYENAPATELVK
- the gatA gene encoding Asp-tRNA(Asn)/Glu-tRNA(Gln) amidotransferase subunit GatA, producing MSDLTKLTLKGALDGLKTKQFSSSELTEAFIGAIEHSNGALNAYVETTFDKARAQAKASDERLAKGEGRALEGAPLGIKDLYCTEGVRTTACSKILGNFVPTYESTVTANLWQGGAVMLGKLNMDEFAMGSSNETSHWGPVVNPWKAAGSDQALTPGGSSGGSAAAVSADLCLAATASDTGGSIRQPAAFTGTVGIKPTYGRASRFGMVAFASSLDQAGPITKTVEDAAIMLNVMCSHDVKDSTSLDIEVPDFTQFIGKSVKGLRIGIPDEYRLDGIPAEIDALWEQGIAWLKDAGAEIVRITLPHTKYALPCYYIVAPAEASSNLARYDGMRFGYRDPEATSLTDTYELSRSEGFGKEVKRRIMIGTYVLSAGFYDAYYVKALKVRRKIADDFTEAFKSCDVILTPATPSSAFALGDEKKAADPVSMYLNDVFTVTTNLAGLPGLSVPAGLDQHGLPLGLQVIGKALDEGTVLNIASVLEQAAGFTQKPSKWW